Sequence from the Castanea sativa cultivar Marrone di Chiusa Pesio chromosome 12, ASM4071231v1 genome:
TGAAATAAGTTGATATGCAAATAGTGAACATGCCTTTGGCTGTGGAACCTCAAAagatttttacattttttcttataaatgttGGAATTTTGCTTCTAAGAATTGAACTTGTAGATTATATTAGTGATTGATATCGGATGTTTTTGCAGTTTTGCTGCAACTCAGTGTGCCAGAAGTCTTCTCTTGTCTTACTTTTGGCTTGATTTTCTTATGGATCATTTCTATGCATAAGAGTAATtgttctttttgtgttttttaactCTTGCAGGCTGAAAGTGCAATTGCAGCTCTTAACTGTAGTGGTGTCGTTTTGGGATCGTTGCCAATAAGGTTGGTTTGGCAGATTGCTTTTTTAAGTAACTGACTTTATGTTTTTCTCatttcagcttcttcttccGAAGTTTCTGAAATTATTCTTATGTCATGTGTATGCAGGGTAAGCCCGTCAAAGACGCCTGTGCGGCCTCGTGTTCCTCGCCCCCAGATGCACTGAATCATCTTTCCATGTTTCCGGACTCATTTACCGCTGATAGTTTATATCTACATATATACATAGTTACAGAATTACTTTTAAGGGACTTGTGGAGTTTATATCTATCCTTTTGTTCTTTGCATCGCAATCAGGTATCTTTGTTACCTAGAGGGGTTATGGGTTTGTCTACCTTGTAGAGTTGGATGGGATTTTGAGGCTCTTGATGGCTTAACTTTATGTTGCACAAGGTGATGAATTCTGTAAGCATGTTCCCAGAAAAACTAATGCTGGTCGGATGTTCTAACTGCAAATTCTTGGAAGAAACTATTTACATCCTGTTCTTCATGATCTTTCATTGTGTTCTTTTGGTGGTGTGAAAGTTTACTTAGGTCCCTGCCTTGCTCTAATCTTCCTTAATACTTGCTGGCTGGCCCTACGTTGTCTTCTACAAAAACATCCAGTCGATGAGTTTGAATGTGTTTATTCGACTGTGAACTTAGGCCACAAGCATTGTCACAGTCCAAACCACTATTCCCACCATCATCACCAGTACTGCAGCTCCATTACCCCTTCCCACTAGTAGCACCATGACCACCTTTTTTAGCCACCCCACTGAATCACCATCACACTGCCACTGCTACCTTATTCAACATCACCACCACTTATCTTTGCTACCAATAGCACCAACTTCCTGAAAATCTTTTGTTAGGAAAGCTTGTACCAAACTATTGTGCAGTGTATCCAAACTGTGCATGTCCAAATTCTAATCCAATTGCTAATCGCTAAGAGGGTCTATGTTTATTATCTTTCAAACTTCCTTTGTTTATAGTCTTTGCTCAATACATTATTGATCTTAGTTGGTACTACATGCTGAAGtcaaatttgttttgatcagtCAGCATGATTTTCAATTCAAGGAACTATAACAGATTACTAGACGGGTTTAAGTTTGTCCCTTTGGCTTGACATGTAAAGAGTGTTAGTCAGAATGGGCAGGACATAGTCATATTTGCATGAAGTCAATTCAATGTATGCTTGGTTAAGAGAGTGGATTTTGCAGTCAATACAAGGCAAATGTGGAGGTGATTTTTAACAATCATCTAGATGCTAAAATTTCCTTTTGGTATTTGGATTGAGAGAAAATataggtattaaaaaaaaggaaagaaagaagagagagagaatgacagaaaattatatagtttatatttttttggtcatttgggtattatataatttatatgtagagaaagtgagaaactaagaaaaaataaaggggaAAAAGGATCTCAATTTTTTGGGAGAGTGCATTTTGGTATTTGAGATTTGTGAAgggaattttttcttttctttttccttttttcatttattagccagacaaagggaaaataagagatatttaaaaaatttcttttctttttcctacgTTAGTGGCGAACCAAATACTTtggttattaacttattattacACTCATAATAGTTGTATTTGCACCCcactttgagagagagagcagtCGTATGGGAATAgtaatttcttttgtattttattggtggtgtcttttattgtttttaagactaaaatatgtttttcactTCTAAAGTTTGAGATTATTTTATTGGCGGTGTCTTTTAAAACAGTATTTTCGTTTATATCCATGACTAGCTAATTTAGCCATTAAaagttttgcaaaaaaaaagcccattaggagagagagagagagagagagagagagagatgatgtTATTTTGTTGGCATTTAACTACTATATCAATTATGAATTGGATGGAAGGACTAAACAATTTGAGATTAGAATCAAATTTGGTAGCCTAAGAAGggatcaaaatgaaaacaacccTAAACTTGAAAGTGTAATTTAATCTTTCCTTTAACTTTAAATTTGACGCAAGATTATTGATCccaaatacaataaatttagtTACATAGATTTATAGACGGTATATAAGTGATATTGCTTCAATTACAACTTGTCAgcttaataaatgaaaattttttgcctCCGACTTTTAAATATCTATATAACACATTACAGAAGCATGTGATTGTTTTCATCTTATATTATTCTTCTGGCATGAAGTAGTTGACTAATTGGGaggaataattttttctaaaactatAGCTGGTCAACCGCAAAGTTTTAGTAgttataataaacaaaaacgTGATTTGTAAATGATTAATCAAAAGTTTTAGTAGTTAATCAGAAGTCAGCTGGGCAAGTTCCTTGACAAAGCACCTATGATTTTCCTCTGGCTACTATTATTCAGCAAAAGTTAGGTTTTTACCACCCAAGTTAAGGTCGATACCATTCATGCACTCTTTTGATTCTTGAATATTATTGTCTCACTGTCGCAACTAGAATTCCTAGTTTCTAAGTAGGATTAGAATCTAAAAAATACTATTGATTTGCTTATTTGATGAAAACAGGTAAAAGTACAGTTGTACTTCAAAAAACAGTGAGGCTAAGCTCAAGAAAAAGCTAAATTGGGGAGTGAACATTTATAGAAATCTTTTTTTCCTagacaagatatatatatatctaggaAAAAAAGATTGGCCTTTTAAGAAGAGCTTTCTTGTGTTACCTCAATGGGGGTTGATgttcctttttattattttgacaaTTATGAGGAAACTATGGATGGTTTCAAAGACTACATATTACACCAAGATTCCCACTATTGTCAAGTGGCAACTAGCTACAACTTATGGGAAAAGTTTGGAATCATTTTCCATAGAGATTGATTCTTCTCTTGTGAGCATCTCGAAGCATGTGGCATCAAGATTGGTTTACCACATTTTTATATGCCCCCAAAGATTTTCAGCAGGCTTTCACCCAAATTTAATGGATCACAAACACAGAGTGAAACCCCTTGGATTGAGACACACATACTAATCCCAAAAGGAAATTTCCAAAAAGTTAGATGATGCAGAATAAGAGGTCAAAGGAAAGTGACTGTAAAGACACTTTGGCACATGGAGAGCTCTAAGGAACAAGAGGTACAAAGGCAACCTTTGTTGGCCTTCATCCAACTTCTTAACGTACAATTATAATCATAagaaactgtcaaaatattaaaaaaaaaagcaaataccGAAGCTAATCTGAGCATGCCATTAAAGTGACAGCTTATTACTATATAAAAGCAGTCTCCTGAACCAATATAAAATGACAGATAAAAAAATGGTGTATCAAAATCAATTCATAGATGGATAACTATAGTAGTAAATTGCAAgtcaagaagaaaaagaaagctaaaggCTTTGGTATTGAAAAATATctgtttaataaaaaaatgagaggataaTGAACGATTGGATATGCCTAGTTTGATTAGTGGAGCAGTCTCTAAGGTCCCAATCACCTGTCCAATGAATGAACTACCTAGTGTCTCCCTATCCTTAGTTACTTCTTCTTAGGCATGTTGATGTtggaatttaaaaatgaaatccTGTTCCTTTCTTTTGTCTGGTATCTGTGACTCTTTGTAATCCTTTCTGCTGTTTCTATTGACCCTTCTACTCTTTTCATGTATGAAAATATTTGTCATCAAATTTATGCTGATGAATTCTGCTCAGATGCACTTCCTGGCACTCCAGCTGCAGCAATTGTTGCTGTGCCTGAATTTTCTGCATTCATATATAAGAGTTGTTTACAAGatgtacttttttatttatttatacaatcATACATTGAAGCATTGGTTAGAGACTCAACCAGTGGTAGAGGTTGATGATGGGGAAACTGAAGTAGTAAATTGTAGGCCCCCAAGTGCACGGTGTTGCTGAGGCAAGTAAGGATGCTGTATGACCCTCTTGGGGTTGTGCTGCAGTGGATTACTAGTACTGTGTCCATGTTGAGCTTGGAATGGATAATAATTATAGACTCCAGGAGACCCAGATCCTACATAGGCGTAATAAGATGGTAACTGTTGTTGGCCACCATATACATTGTAATAGTTCTGcacaaacacaagtaaattcaaaattaaagtcgTTAAAGTGCATTGCAATGATTCTGTCTTTACATCAAAAGTTGATATGATAAATTAGTTGTCTGTTTGTATATGTAAGAACTAAGATGCAAACTATTGCCTGCCCTACACATTGTAATGATTTACACCCACACACTGTTTTTGAATTAAAACTTGCAATGACTATGTCTATATACAAGCAAGCATGAACTTATCAAtacttattatttttgtgtgtaGGGGGGGGGGTGGGAGAAGgggtgagaaaagaaaagaaggaaaaactaACCATTGCTAACATGTCTTGTGGGTAACCAGGATACCTGAATTTTTAAGGGGAAACATTCAGAACTCAGAAGTTGCTAAAATTGAGTAAggtaaattttaaaacttcttaTCAATTTTACTATAGAAAGATTACAAATTGATGCGACAATAAATGTGATCGGTGCCACTTCAACAACATAACAAATAAATGTCTAAATTATTGATGACACGTTTGTAAGACAtatctaataaaatttgaaatatgtCTAACATTACTTATCATATAGTAAATTAGattataatttcttttccttGAATATTATGTTTACCCATATGCTGAATATGGAAATGAGTATTGGGGGATGTGTTGATGGAAATATGTGGAGGTCCCTTGAAAAGGAGCTGGTGTCATAGTTCTCAAAGGTGGCCTGAATTTCTCCATTCCTGCaaattttatgggaaataataataacaaataaatactATATAGAATATATAAGTACATGatataatatcatatatataggTCAAACTCTTAGATACAAGATTATGAAACTTTCCCTGATTATTGACATTATCAAACATACAGTTATTAACCAACTGGCTATAGATTTAGACTGAGATTAACATCAGAACCTAGAACAAGTTGTTAATAAAAACTAGAAAATTGCCAACCTCGTTGAGGAGTGTTTGGATAATTCTCTTGTGCACCAAAGGCAGCTAGGTTACAATTAGCTCTTCTTCCATCAATTACAGGATATGGGTTTTGACAAGCTCTCATGGCTGAATCTGGATTCTTAAATGttacctaaataaaaaatcaaatcagaGATTAAAATTCAAgcatgaaaatttaaaaatcatgctatatatatatgtaatatatacaTAAAGGCTATTGAACAAAGTTGGCTTACAAAGCCGTAGCCTTTTGATCTTCCTGTATTTTTGTCAATGATCACAACAGCCTCTAGAATCTCTCCAAACTGCTCAAAATAACGCTTCACACCATCCCTTTGAGTCTCCCAAGCCAATCCTCCAACAAAGATCTTGGTGTAGGTTGTGTCACCAAACTGTGAGACATTGTTTGCACCAACCATCTTACTTTGCCTTTGTTGAGACATGAATACCAAGAGATACAAAGGGCTCAGACAACCTCTTCTGAGTTCTGACACTAAAAACAAGTGAGAACTTTGATAAGAACCAAACCCCAGAAGCCAAAACAAAGCCAACAAGGGATAGGAAgacagaaagaaaagaaaccactTGATGATCACAATTAATTCAAGGAAAACTTTTTCCACAAATATGTGATCTTGATGATGTACTCTTGtgcttcttgttcttcttctatTTCTAGCTAAAAGCATACTAAGACTTCCATCATCACGTCCCTTTAGATCCCACAAGAAAGATACCCTTAACAAGAAATACTAATCATGCTATTTAGAAAGGCTAGAAAATATAGGAGATAGAGAAagcaaaatacaaaagaaataaagggaaaaacctcaaagaatgaaaaatataggATAAAAGTTACGTGTATATTAAGGACTTATTATGTGAACTCCAATATCAAGTAGctgtagaaaatgaaaaaaaaaaaaaaaagcagaaaagGAAACAACAAGAAAGAAAGCAAGTGGGCAAAAGACAAAAGGTGCAAACTGTGCAAGAAATTTccaataaaatttcaaagagCTTTGGTTTCCATAATTATCTTTTGCCATATCATTGCTTTCTATACTTTTAATGGGTCCAAAGATACGTGCCTTGCTGTATTCAACTTTCTCTATCTTCATTCTTTCCCATCTGTTCCATTACTTAGAGTATATTATTCATATATTCGTTTTCCATGTTAGTATAATATTGTTTCTCTTAGTGTAGCACATAAATTATTGTGAGTAATAAAGTATAATTTATTACTACGCGTAGAATATAATGTTTAATGTGGTGCCATTTGTGGGGTTTGGACCATTAGGAGAGAGAAGGAAGATTCATTGACAGTCTTCTTCTATTATGATTGAACAGCTGCATATACTAAGAACTTGCTGCTGATTTGGTTGTGCTATGTGAAGCACGTCTCTCATTGTTCTTTTACCTTCAAAACATTGCTCTATTTCTAGTACATGCActatatatgaatataaatatttaacaaacaTTTATTAGATTACTAACAgtatctttgtttttaattaaaaaatcattttttgtgtttggctCTAGTACTGTTTATAATATAAGTGTCATCATGAGTTGGAGTCATTACAATTAAGCCTAATTATTAGCATTGCATTGAATGAAGACAGCTTTGCAtatgaaatattttagtttGTGGGAACATGAAAAGCTAGTTTAGCCTTATGATGGAAATGCAAGAGTTGTTAAACCCTTTTAAGGAAGAAAGTGACGAGTATGACACCCaagtctgagagagagagagattcaaacCTTAGTTCGATATCTACATGTAGAGAATTAGGTAATGCTTTTAAGGCTCTTGGTAAAATGTATTCAAAATTCACtaacatttacaaaaaaaaaaaacattaaaattaatgaagaaaatgcTCATGCTCTATCGGAtgcattttctaaaaaacaagaTCTTTTTCTTATGTTTGATTGCAATTCTAATAATTAGCCAGAAATCATTTCATGTTATTTAATTCACAaagaaaatcattaatatttcacgcgattttaattaattatattaataaaagcTTTCACTAGCAAAAAGTAATCCCAAATGAGAAGCCATTTTCTATTATTTGGGCCTTTTAGAGTCTTAAATGggaaaacaaaacccaaacttGGACTCTacataaaaaatagagagaaaaaagaaaaaaaaagtgagaaagtgaatgatatgaataaaaaatttcatttggaAAAAGTCAACAATTGGTCAACACTAATTAATGGTCTATCAACCACTACTCAATGACGATCAATggtaggagagagagagagagagagagagagagagagagaggtgttacACTTGTAAGAGTAACTTTGATGTGTAAATTATTTGTACTAGCCTATCGAGTGTGTaacattcataaaaaaacattttcctctattaaaaagtaaaaagtaaaaattaattttcattttatttgttttttattttcatggtGACCACAGAAAATGTTTTCTTTGATCTACATTTTGTGCTGAAACAAACGTCATAaaatatggggaaaaaaaacaaagcataaGTATATTCTCATGACCTTAAATGAATGAATTTTAGGTTTGAAATTACGTTTTAATAAGTCTAAAATATTTGTCTcattgtgttttgttttgttttgtttttccttacaATAGAGAGCGGGGTTGaaccaacattttttttcccatgaGAGAACTGGACAATACCgacttttttatttgttattttttatccaTCAATTCTCTCTAACTTGATGCAAACTCTAATGCCCAATCAAGATTGTCACTGAC
This genomic interval carries:
- the LOC142618393 gene encoding uncharacterized protein LOC142618393; amino-acid sequence: MLLARNRRRTRSTRVHHQDHIFVEKVFLELIVIIKWFLFFLSSYPLLALFWLLGFGSYQSSHLFLVSELRRGCLSPLYLLVFMSQQRQSKMVGANNVSQFGDTTYTKIFVGGLAWETQRDGVKRYFEQFGEILEAVVIIDKNTGRSKGYGFVTFKNPDSAMRACQNPYPVIDGRRANCNLAAFGAQENYPNTPQRGMEKFRPPLRTMTPAPFQGTSTYFHQHIPQYSFPYSAYGYPGYPQDMLAMNYYNVYGGQQQLPSYYAYVGSGSPGVYNYYPFQAQHGHSTSNPLQHNPKRVIQHPYLPQQHRALGGLQFTTSVSPSSTSTTENSGTATIAAAGVPGSASEQNSSA